One part of the Prosthecobacter vanneervenii genome encodes these proteins:
- a CDS encoding radical SAM/SPASM domain-containing protein → MINLTRLYCDVAQPMDHLRYGRGHGSPTSAAERRPIVVWNITRRCNLKCVHCYQDSDSKFYPGELSWEQCKAVVDDLAEYKVPALLLSGGEPTIHPHFFELAEYATSKGLRLTLSTNGTLITPEWAQRIKNIGFSYVGISLDGMGATHDHFRGKVGCFDKAVAAFRNCKAVGQKVGLRLTLSRHNIADIEGILDFIEKEDIERVCFYHLVYSGRGAELMEVPHEETRGAIDKILDRTAKWAASGKPREVLTVDQPVDGPYLYMRLKRENPERAAKAMELLKWNGGGANSSGTGISNIDTQGNVHPDQFWHELTLGNVKDRKFSDIWSNRDNATLNALRNRKEHLTGKCAECSFLDVCGGGFRVRALQMTGDLWAPDPSCYLNEQEIGQPQMV, encoded by the coding sequence ATGATCAACCTCACCCGCCTCTACTGTGATGTCGCCCAGCCCATGGACCACCTGCGCTACGGGCGCGGCCATGGCTCGCCCACCTCCGCCGCCGAGCGCCGCCCCATCGTCGTCTGGAACATCACCCGCCGCTGCAATCTGAAGTGCGTGCACTGCTACCAGGATTCCGACTCCAAATTTTACCCCGGCGAGCTGAGCTGGGAGCAGTGCAAAGCTGTGGTGGATGATCTGGCGGAGTACAAAGTACCTGCGCTGCTGCTCTCTGGTGGCGAGCCCACGATCCACCCGCACTTCTTTGAGCTGGCCGAATACGCCACCAGCAAGGGCCTGCGCCTCACGCTTTCCACCAATGGCACGCTGATCACTCCAGAGTGGGCGCAGCGCATCAAAAACATCGGCTTCTCGTATGTGGGCATCTCGCTGGACGGCATGGGCGCCACGCACGACCACTTCCGTGGCAAGGTGGGCTGCTTTGACAAGGCGGTGGCCGCCTTCCGCAATTGCAAAGCCGTGGGCCAGAAGGTGGGCCTGCGCCTCACGCTCTCCCGCCACAACATCGCCGACATCGAGGGCATCCTGGACTTCATCGAGAAAGAGGACATCGAACGCGTGTGCTTCTACCACCTCGTCTACAGCGGACGCGGAGCCGAGCTGATGGAGGTGCCACATGAGGAGACGCGGGGTGCCATCGACAAAATCCTGGACCGCACTGCCAAGTGGGCCGCCAGTGGCAAGCCGCGCGAAGTTCTCACTGTGGACCAGCCGGTGGACGGCCCCTACCTCTACATGCGCCTGAAGCGGGAGAACCCCGAACGTGCCGCCAAAGCCATGGAGCTGCTGAAATGGAACGGCGGCGGTGCCAACAGCAGCGGCACCGGCATCAGCAACATCGACACCCAGGGGAATGTGCACCCGGACCAGTTCTGGCACGAGCTGACGCTGGGCAATGTGAAGGACCGCAAGTTCAGCGACATCTGGAGCAACCGCGACAACGCCACGCTCAATGCTTTGCGCAACCGCAAGGAGCACCTGACCGGCAAATGCGCCGAGTGCAGCTTTCTGGATGTGTGCGGCGGCGGCTTCCGTGTGCGCGCGCTGCAGATGACGGGCGACCTCTGGGCCCCTGACCCCTCCTGCTATCTGAATGAGCAGGAGATCGGGCAGCCACAGATGGTTTGA
- a CDS encoding sugar phosphate isomerase/epimerase family protein encodes MNTRRSFLQTLSATALASALPATAAETKKNTVCFFTKHLIGLSYDDIASLGAEAGYNGVESPIRPKGHIEPEKVVDELPKYIEALKKQGLEMTIMTSGINEVSKEQRTEEVLRTAAKLGVKRFRMNYYKYDLKQPIWDQLQAVRPRIKDLVALCKEIGIQPMFQNHSGKDYFGAPVWDIYSIMREYPAADFSFAYDILHSTCEGGLSWPLEFNLVKDHIGAAYFKDFKWNGRKLVTCPLGEGQVDPKYGEMLMKTGYSGPISLHLEYLEGNPKDAAVLKGFREAHVRDMKTLSGWLGWA; translated from the coding sequence ATGAACACCCGCCGCTCCTTCCTTCAGACCCTTTCTGCCACTGCACTCGCCAGCGCCCTGCCAGCCACCGCGGCTGAGACCAAAAAGAACACCGTGTGCTTCTTCACCAAGCATCTGATCGGCCTGAGCTATGACGACATCGCCAGCCTGGGTGCCGAGGCCGGCTACAACGGCGTGGAGTCGCCCATCCGGCCCAAGGGCCACATCGAGCCTGAGAAGGTGGTGGATGAGCTGCCGAAGTACATCGAGGCGCTGAAAAAGCAGGGGCTGGAAATGACCATCATGACCTCCGGCATCAATGAAGTGAGCAAGGAGCAGCGCACCGAGGAGGTGCTGCGCACGGCGGCCAAGCTGGGCGTGAAACGCTTCCGCATGAACTACTACAAGTACGACCTCAAGCAGCCCATCTGGGACCAGCTCCAGGCCGTGCGCCCCAGGATCAAGGACCTCGTGGCCCTGTGCAAGGAGATCGGCATCCAGCCCATGTTTCAAAATCACAGCGGCAAGGACTACTTCGGCGCGCCCGTGTGGGACATCTACTCCATCATGCGCGAGTATCCGGCGGCGGACTTCAGCTTCGCCTACGACATCCTACACTCCACCTGCGAAGGCGGCCTCTCCTGGCCGCTGGAGTTCAACCTCGTCAAAGACCACATCGGCGCCGCCTACTTCAAAGACTTCAAATGGAACGGCCGGAAGCTCGTCACCTGCCCCCTCGGCGAAGGCCAGGTGGACCCGAAATACGGCGAGATGCTCATGAAAACCGGCTACAGCGGACCGATCTCGTTACACCTGGAATACCTGGAGGGGAACCCGAAGGACGCTGCCGTGCTGAAGGGATTCCGCGAGGCACATGTGCGCGATATGAAGACGCTCAGCGGGTGGCTGGGCTGGGCGTAA
- a CDS encoding Tex family protein: MSAANELNINVAHVERVSKELGLKAIQVGATAKLLADGATVPFISRYRKEATGSLDEVQIQNIQERMGQLVALDDRRTAIVKSLEERKLMTDVLRAKIEKAETMNALEDIFAPFRPKRRTRATIAKEKGLEPLADFIEANLLTSGVDLNTEVAKYVNPDHENEELRVKDAADALSGARDIIAERISDHAETRAALRKLFTEQSSVVSKVMFGKEKEEEAQKFRDYFDWTEPLKSIPSHRMLAIRRGEKEGYLLMRIQPAEDTAIKIIENIFVKGGNACTDQMKLACADSYKRLLSSSMETEARLESKKKADTEAVRVFADNLRELLLAAPLGQKRVLGIDPGFRTGCKIVVLDAQGQLLYNDVIYLLGEGSGLLHAKNLVLNLVDRYKIQAIAIGNGTASRETEMFVKKIGVPASIPVIMVNESGASIYSASEVAREEFPNHDVTVRGSVSIARRLMDPLAELVKLDPKSIGVGQYQHDVDQNQLKTSLDNVVISAVNGVGVELNTASKQLLSYVSGLNSAHAANIVAFRNENGPFQSRKDLLKVPRLGEKAFEQAAGFLRIRDAAHPLDASAVHPERYPLVEKMAADIGCTVSELMQRAELRQKIDLKKYVSEDVGLPTLQDIMNELAKPGRDPRKQFEVFTFAEGVNEMKDLTVGMKLPGIVTNVTAFGAFVDIGVHQDGLVHVSQLSDTFVRDPAEIVKVAQRVQVTVTEVDIQRKRIALSMKSKPDFEKKQGSAGPRPAGGGGGQGGAQRSFSSGGGRSSGGGMGNPFGGGGGGNDWFTAATQKGKK, from the coding sequence ATGTCTGCTGCCAACGAACTCAATATCAATGTCGCCCACGTCGAGCGCGTCTCCAAGGAGCTGGGCCTGAAGGCCATCCAGGTGGGCGCCACTGCCAAGCTGCTCGCTGACGGAGCCACCGTCCCCTTCATTTCCCGCTATCGTAAAGAGGCCACCGGCTCTCTCGATGAAGTGCAGATCCAGAACATCCAGGAGCGCATGGGCCAGCTCGTGGCGCTGGATGACCGCCGCACCGCCATCGTGAAGTCTCTCGAAGAGCGCAAGCTCATGACGGACGTCCTGCGCGCCAAGATCGAAAAGGCCGAGACGATGAATGCGCTGGAGGATATCTTTGCGCCGTTCCGTCCGAAGCGCCGCACCCGCGCCACCATCGCCAAGGAAAAGGGCCTGGAACCACTGGCCGATTTCATTGAGGCCAATCTCCTCACATCCGGCGTCGATCTCAACACCGAGGTGGCCAAGTATGTGAACCCCGATCACGAAAACGAGGAGCTGCGCGTCAAAGACGCCGCAGACGCTCTCAGTGGCGCGCGCGACATCATCGCCGAGCGCATCAGCGACCACGCAGAGACACGTGCTGCATTGCGTAAACTTTTCACCGAGCAGTCTTCGGTTGTCTCCAAAGTCATGTTTGGAAAAGAGAAGGAGGAAGAGGCGCAGAAGTTCCGCGACTACTTCGACTGGACCGAGCCGCTCAAGTCCATCCCCTCCCACCGCATGCTGGCCATCCGTCGTGGCGAAAAAGAAGGCTATCTGCTCATGCGCATCCAGCCTGCAGAAGACACTGCCATCAAGATCATCGAGAATATCTTCGTCAAAGGCGGTAATGCCTGCACCGATCAGATGAAGCTCGCCTGCGCAGACAGCTACAAGCGCCTGCTCAGCTCCAGCATGGAGACCGAGGCGCGTCTTGAGTCCAAGAAGAAGGCGGACACCGAAGCCGTTCGCGTCTTTGCCGACAACCTTCGCGAGCTCCTCCTGGCCGCACCTCTGGGCCAGAAACGCGTCCTAGGCATCGACCCCGGCTTCCGCACCGGCTGCAAGATCGTCGTGCTCGATGCCCAGGGCCAGCTGCTCTACAATGACGTGATCTACCTCCTCGGCGAAGGCAGCGGCCTGCTGCACGCGAAGAATCTGGTGCTCAATCTGGTGGACCGTTACAAAATCCAGGCCATCGCCATCGGCAACGGTACCGCCAGCCGTGAGACGGAAATGTTTGTGAAGAAGATCGGCGTGCCGGCCTCCATTCCCGTCATCATGGTGAATGAAAGCGGTGCCTCCATCTACAGCGCCAGCGAAGTCGCGCGCGAGGAGTTTCCAAATCACGACGTCACCGTGCGTGGCTCCGTCTCCATCGCCCGTCGTCTCATGGACCCTCTGGCAGAGCTGGTGAAGCTGGATCCGAAATCTATCGGCGTGGGCCAGTACCAGCATGATGTGGATCAAAACCAGCTCAAGACCAGCCTGGACAACGTCGTCATCAGCGCGGTGAACGGCGTGGGCGTGGAGCTGAACACCGCCAGCAAGCAGCTTCTCAGCTACGTCTCCGGCCTAAACAGCGCACACGCCGCCAACATCGTGGCCTTCCGCAATGAGAACGGCCCCTTCCAGAGCCGCAAGGATCTGCTCAAGGTGCCACGGCTTGGCGAGAAGGCCTTCGAGCAGGCCGCAGGCTTCCTGCGCATCCGCGATGCCGCGCATCCTCTGGATGCCAGTGCCGTGCATCCCGAGCGCTATCCGCTGGTGGAAAAAATGGCGGCGGACATCGGCTGCACCGTTTCAGAGCTGATGCAGCGAGCCGAATTGCGCCAGAAGATCGACCTCAAGAAATACGTCAGCGAAGACGTGGGCCTGCCCACGCTGCAGGACATCATGAACGAACTGGCCAAGCCCGGCCGCGACCCGCGTAAGCAGTTCGAAGTCTTCACCTTCGCCGAAGGCGTGAACGAGATGAAGGATCTCACCGTCGGTATGAAGCTCCCTGGCATCGTCACGAACGTGACCGCCTTTGGCGCCTTTGTGGACATCGGCGTGCACCAGGATGGCCTTGTGCACGTGAGCCAGCTCAGCGACACCTTTGTGCGCGATCCCGCCGAAATCGTGAAGGTGGCGCAGCGCGTGCAGGTCACCGTCACGGAAGTGGACATCCAGCGTAAGCGCATCGCCCTCAGCATGAAGTCGAAGCCCGATTTTGAGAAGAAGCAAGGCAGCGCAGGACCCCGCCCCGCAGGCGGCGGTGGCGGCCAGGGCGGTGCTCAGCGCAGCTTCTCCAGCGGTGGTGGTCGCAGCTCTGGTGGCGGCATGGGCAATCCCTTCGGTGGCGGTGGTGGCGGCAATGACTGGTTCACCGCCGCAACGCAGAAGGGCAAGAAGTAG
- a CDS encoding neutral/alkaline non-lysosomal ceramidase N-terminal domain-containing protein — MKLWLPLLLCIFVIAAAPVNEPPAWKAGAASAKITPEQPMWMAGYAGRTKPSEGVELDLFAKAFVLTDQAGGRFALITMDLIGVPRNLRLAVAERVKKEHGIEPANLAINASHTHSGPELRTSKIYGADDLALREKEAAEYTAKLENTLVSLVGEALKKSVPAHLDHSTARCGVSMNRRTPDGKGGWNNFPNPQGPVDQTVPVLRASTAEGKDIAIIFGYSCHCTVLGHQKFSGDYAGYAQQEIEKAHPDAVAMFANGCSGDQNPYPRKTMELAQTHGKSLATSVQAALETNMQRLKGRIRAAYREIPLAYDKLPTKEQLQEEQKSNNKYLVGHGTRILQRMADEGSLSTTYPYPVQVLRLGNELTWVTLGGEVVVDYSLRLKQDLKDPIVWISGYTNDVMAYIPSLRIWQEGGYEGGGAMIYGSHPTRWSDKTEEHIIGTVMELRNAVE; from the coding sequence ATGAAACTCTGGCTGCCTCTGCTCCTCTGCATTTTCGTCATCGCCGCTGCTCCTGTAAATGAACCGCCAGCGTGGAAGGCGGGCGCGGCTTCAGCGAAGATCACGCCGGAGCAACCCATGTGGATGGCAGGCTATGCGGGACGCACGAAGCCGTCTGAAGGCGTTGAGCTGGACCTGTTTGCAAAAGCGTTTGTGCTCACGGATCAGGCAGGCGGGCGGTTCGCACTCATCACGATGGATTTGATCGGCGTTCCGAGAAATCTGCGCCTTGCTGTGGCAGAGCGGGTGAAGAAGGAGCATGGCATCGAGCCCGCAAATCTGGCCATCAATGCCTCCCATACGCACAGCGGGCCGGAGCTGCGCACGAGCAAAATCTACGGCGCTGACGATCTGGCACTGCGCGAGAAGGAGGCCGCAGAATACACCGCCAAGCTGGAGAACACGCTGGTGAGTCTCGTCGGCGAGGCGCTGAAAAAATCCGTACCAGCGCATCTGGACCACAGCACGGCACGCTGCGGGGTCTCGATGAACCGCCGCACACCGGATGGCAAAGGCGGCTGGAACAATTTTCCGAATCCCCAAGGACCGGTGGACCAGACTGTGCCCGTGTTACGCGCCAGCACGGCGGAGGGCAAGGACATCGCCATCATCTTTGGCTACTCCTGCCACTGCACCGTGCTAGGGCACCAGAAATTCAGCGGCGACTACGCGGGCTACGCACAGCAGGAGATCGAAAAGGCGCACCCCGATGCCGTGGCGATGTTTGCGAACGGCTGCAGCGGCGACCAGAACCCCTACCCGCGCAAGACGATGGAGCTGGCGCAGACGCACGGCAAATCTCTCGCCACCTCCGTGCAGGCTGCGCTGGAGACGAACATGCAGCGCCTCAAGGGCCGCATCCGCGCCGCGTATCGAGAGATCCCTCTGGCCTATGACAAGCTGCCAACGAAGGAGCAGCTTCAGGAAGAACAAAAATCCAACAACAAATACTTGGTCGGACACGGCACACGCATCCTTCAACGCATGGCCGATGAAGGCTCGCTGTCCACAACCTATCCCTACCCCGTTCAGGTGCTACGCCTCGGCAATGAACTCACCTGGGTCACACTCGGCGGCGAGGTGGTGGTGGACTACTCACTCCGCCTCAAGCAGGACCTCAAAGATCCCATCGTCTGGATCAGCGGCTACACCAACGATGTCATGGCCTACATTCCAAGCCTGCGCATCTGGCAGGAAGGCGGCTACGAAGGCGGCGGTGCCATGATCTACGGCTCTCACCCCACACGCTGGAGCGACAAGACCGAGGAGCACATCATCGGCACGGTGATGGAGCTGAGGAACGCGGTGGAATAA
- a CDS encoding alpha/beta hydrolase, with the protein MKCSILLCCLLLTATTRADDAVRIEKDVSYLPAERKEKADLYLPAEDGQKHPGVVIIHGGGWTGGIKDAKREINIGTTLAAHGYVCMSIDYQLHDSKSPTPCWPQNLHDCKTAVRWLRANAERLHLDSAHIGVIGGSAGGHLASMVGITGPEAGLDPAGPYGEQSCRVNCVVDMYGPADIEHYKDISALRKTRAESPELYKQFSLLTYLDQSDPPFLILHGTADKTVDVEQSKILDAALAKHGIEHHLEIIEGAPHTFHLQPSQKDLRPLVLAFFDKHLKPAAK; encoded by the coding sequence ATGAAATGTTCCATCCTGCTGTGCTGCCTGCTGCTGACTGCGACCACCCGAGCCGATGACGCCGTGCGCATTGAAAAAGACGTCTCCTACCTGCCGGCGGAACGAAAAGAAAAGGCCGACCTGTATCTGCCTGCGGAAGACGGGCAGAAGCACCCTGGAGTCGTCATCATTCACGGTGGCGGCTGGACCGGCGGCATCAAGGATGCCAAACGCGAGATCAACATCGGCACCACGCTGGCCGCGCATGGCTACGTGTGCATGAGCATCGACTACCAGCTCCATGATTCCAAAAGCCCCACGCCCTGCTGGCCTCAGAACCTGCATGACTGCAAAACCGCCGTGCGATGGCTGCGGGCCAATGCGGAGCGTCTGCATCTGGACAGCGCGCACATTGGAGTAATCGGAGGCTCCGCAGGCGGTCACCTGGCCAGCATGGTGGGCATCACCGGGCCGGAGGCAGGGCTGGACCCTGCAGGCCCCTATGGTGAGCAATCGTGCCGGGTGAACTGCGTGGTGGACATGTACGGCCCGGCAGACATCGAGCACTACAAGGACATCTCCGCACTGCGCAAAACCCGCGCAGAATCTCCCGAGCTGTACAAGCAGTTTTCCCTGCTCACCTATCTCGACCAATCAGACCCGCCTTTTCTCATTCTGCACGGCACGGCTGATAAGACGGTAGATGTGGAGCAGTCCAAAATACTGGATGCCGCGCTGGCAAAGCACGGCATCGAGCATCATCTGGAAATCATCGAAGGTGCTCCGCACACCTTTCACCTGCAGCCGAGCCAGAAAGACCTGCGGCCGCTGGTGCTTGCCTTTTTTGACAAGCACCTCAAGCCCGCAGCGAAGTAG
- a CDS encoding PQQ-binding-like beta-propeller repeat protein, protein MMKFFAAFLISSVAFSAEDWPHWRGPHSDGSWNPKDIPADFARKEPERVWKKDIGAGFGGVTTSGSQVYVMDRVRTPREVERVLCFDAESGSSLWQQSWEVSYGGMEYGTGPRASVNISEGKAFTLGATGVASCFDAVTGRVIWQVDTVQTYGAKIPKWGFAASPVTDGSRVLLHVGANGGSVLALDKNSGKEVWRGGPDPAGYCTPEIITHAGTRQLIAWGPENVQSLDPDSGRVNWTFPYKITYGVSIAQPLYHDGILLVSGYWHGAKALRLGEKSPSLLWENQDKICGLMSAPLFKDGVVYMLDKTRGLQAFELKTGKILWSDENTLTPKGSNPQMSLVWMQESANLAALLNADGELVYVTLQPDKRVELARWQIIGKTWAHPAFAGNRIFARSDKELSAWRLW, encoded by the coding sequence ATGATGAAATTTTTTGCAGCTTTTCTGATTTCAAGCGTTGCATTCTCCGCAGAAGACTGGCCCCACTGGCGCGGCCCTCATTCGGACGGCAGCTGGAATCCCAAGGACATTCCTGCGGACTTTGCCAGGAAAGAGCCAGAGCGAGTTTGGAAAAAAGACATCGGCGCAGGATTCGGCGGGGTGACCACAAGCGGCAGCCAGGTGTATGTGATGGACCGGGTCAGAACGCCCAGAGAGGTCGAACGCGTTCTGTGTTTTGATGCAGAAAGCGGCAGTTCTCTCTGGCAGCAAAGCTGGGAGGTGAGCTATGGAGGCATGGAGTACGGCACCGGCCCGCGTGCCTCGGTTAATATCAGTGAGGGCAAGGCGTTTACACTGGGCGCGACTGGCGTGGCATCTTGTTTCGATGCCGTGACAGGCAGGGTGATATGGCAGGTGGACACGGTGCAAACCTACGGAGCGAAGATTCCCAAGTGGGGCTTCGCGGCGTCTCCGGTGACCGATGGCAGCCGCGTGCTGCTGCACGTGGGTGCGAATGGCGGATCTGTGCTAGCCCTGGATAAAAACTCCGGCAAGGAAGTCTGGAGAGGCGGTCCTGATCCGGCTGGCTATTGCACACCGGAAATCATCACCCATGCAGGCACGCGTCAGCTCATCGCGTGGGGGCCGGAAAACGTGCAGAGCCTTGATCCCGACAGCGGCAGAGTAAACTGGACCTTCCCTTACAAGATCACGTACGGAGTCAGCATCGCACAGCCGCTTTATCATGACGGCATCCTGCTTGTGTCGGGCTACTGGCATGGAGCGAAGGCGCTTCGGCTCGGGGAAAAGAGCCCCAGCTTGTTGTGGGAAAATCAGGATAAGATCTGCGGCCTCATGTCCGCTCCTTTGTTTAAAGACGGCGTCGTTTACATGCTCGACAAGACTCGTGGCCTGCAGGCCTTCGAACTCAAGACAGGCAAAATTTTATGGAGCGATGAAAACACGCTGACGCCCAAGGGCAGCAATCCGCAGATGAGCCTGGTGTGGATGCAGGAGTCTGCCAACCTTGCCGCTCTATTGAATGCCGACGGTGAACTCGTCTATGTCACACTCCAGCCTGACAAGCGCGTGGAACTGGCCCGCTGGCAGATTATTGGCAAAACCTGGGCGCACCCGGCATTCGCAGGAAACAGGATATTTGCACGCAGCGATAAAGAATTGTCAGCCTGGCGGCTTTGGTAG
- a CDS encoding pyridoxal-phosphate-dependent aminotransferase family protein, producing the protein MSNHVKLYIPGPVEVSPDTYAAMAQPMIGHRGKGFQDLYAEIQPMLQTLFGTKQQVFLSTSSAWGVMEGSIRNLVKKKVLNCCNGAFSDKWLDVSKRCGKEAEAYQVEWGQPVRADEIDKRLATGEFDAVTFIHNETSTGVLSPIAEIAALKKKYPDVMFITDSVSGFTTVPVNFDELGLDVLLTGSQKAFALPPGLALFTASEAAMARAATINDRGYYFDFLEFKANGEKSMTPSTPCISLIYGLRHQLQKIFAEGVENRYARHAKLNGMVHEWVRRNGFEFFAPESFRSKSLTCVANNKNIDVAAFIALLKKNHSMIIDGGYGKLKGKTFRVSNMGDESEASISTVIAALDDSLAKL; encoded by the coding sequence ATGAGCAACCACGTCAAACTCTACATCCCCGGACCCGTTGAAGTCAGCCCTGACACCTATGCCGCCATGGCGCAGCCGATGATCGGGCATCGCGGCAAGGGGTTCCAGGATCTGTACGCCGAAATCCAGCCGATGCTGCAGACGCTCTTCGGCACCAAGCAGCAGGTGTTTCTGAGCACCTCCTCCGCCTGGGGGGTGATGGAGGGCTCCATCCGCAATCTGGTGAAAAAGAAAGTTCTCAATTGCTGCAACGGCGCCTTTTCCGACAAGTGGCTGGACGTTTCCAAGCGCTGCGGCAAGGAAGCCGAGGCCTACCAGGTGGAATGGGGCCAGCCCGTGCGTGCCGATGAGATCGACAAACGCCTGGCCACCGGCGAGTTCGACGCCGTGACCTTCATCCACAATGAGACCTCCACAGGCGTGCTCAGCCCCATCGCGGAGATCGCCGCGCTGAAGAAGAAGTATCCGGACGTGATGTTCATCACGGACTCCGTCTCCGGCTTCACCACCGTGCCGGTGAACTTTGACGAGCTGGGCCTGGACGTGCTGCTGACCGGCAGCCAGAAGGCCTTTGCGCTGCCTCCGGGCCTGGCGCTCTTCACCGCGTCCGAGGCCGCCATGGCCCGCGCCGCCACGATCAATGACCGCGGCTACTACTTTGACTTCCTGGAGTTCAAGGCCAACGGCGAGAAGAGCATGACGCCGAGCACGCCGTGCATCAGCCTCATCTACGGCCTGCGCCATCAGCTGCAGAAGATCTTCGCCGAAGGCGTGGAAAACCGCTACGCCCGCCACGCCAAGCTCAACGGCATGGTGCACGAGTGGGTGCGCCGCAACGGCTTTGAGTTCTTCGCCCCTGAGAGCTTCCGCTCCAAGTCCCTGACCTGCGTGGCCAACAACAAGAACATCGACGTGGCGGCCTTCATCGCCCTGCTGAAGAAGAACCACAGCATGATCATTGATGGCGGCTACGGCAAGCTGAAGGGCAAGACCTTCCGCGTGTCCAACATGGGCGACGAGTCCGAGGCCAGCATCAGCACGGTGATCGCCGCGCTGGATGACAGCCTGGCGAAGCTCTAG
- a CDS encoding ammonium transporter: MLHFRACLLAFITLATCVSAQEGNAKIEAKLDTIIKKLDASQGTLNEVAKAVKPAPAPAAAPAAASSPADASLKSDIETVQLNLNYVWMVATGALVFVMQAGFAMVELGFARAKNSINIIMKNFLDFCISAIVFLFIGFGLMFGTSAGGWIGTDSFWISNHPADDKMWAFWFFQVVFAGTACTIVSGAMAERTKFVGYLIYAALLAAIVYPLGGHWCWGSFGGAFGVGGEKGWLEAMGFVDFAGSTVVHGCGGACALAGILVVGARHGRFAKDGTPRLIAGHNIPLAALGVFILWFGWFGFNAGSTLVGNGTIGRIAVNTTIAPAAAALSAMISMWFVQGRPDVGITLNGSLGGAVGVTACCANISPASAFIVGLIAGIITTVATIALERMQIDDAVGAVPVHLCNGWWGTLSVALFNMDGFDAHKLGVQALGTFSVTLTAFTVCFGIFKLVDKMVGLRASDNEQIDGLDFAEHAANAYPDFQTTEQA, encoded by the coding sequence ATGCTGCACTTCCGCGCCTGCCTTCTAGCCTTCATCACCCTGGCCACCTGCGTCTCCGCCCAGGAGGGCAATGCCAAGATCGAGGCCAAGCTAGACACCATCATCAAAAAACTGGACGCCAGCCAGGGCACGCTGAACGAAGTGGCCAAGGCGGTGAAGCCCGCGCCTGCGCCCGCCGCCGCACCCGCTGCGGCCAGCTCTCCGGCAGATGCCTCGCTGAAGTCTGACATTGAAACCGTGCAGCTGAACCTGAACTATGTGTGGATGGTGGCCACCGGAGCGCTCGTCTTTGTGATGCAGGCCGGGTTTGCGATGGTGGAGCTGGGATTTGCCCGCGCGAAGAACAGCATCAACATCATCATGAAGAACTTTCTGGACTTCTGCATCAGCGCCATTGTCTTCCTCTTCATCGGCTTTGGCCTGATGTTTGGCACCAGTGCAGGCGGCTGGATCGGCACGGACAGCTTCTGGATCTCCAACCATCCGGCGGATGACAAGATGTGGGCCTTCTGGTTCTTCCAGGTCGTGTTTGCCGGCACCGCCTGCACCATTGTCTCGGGCGCCATGGCGGAGCGCACCAAGTTTGTAGGCTATCTCATCTACGCGGCGCTGCTGGCGGCGATTGTTTATCCCCTGGGCGGTCACTGGTGCTGGGGCAGCTTTGGCGGCGCATTCGGAGTCGGCGGAGAGAAGGGCTGGCTGGAGGCGATGGGCTTTGTGGATTTCGCCGGCTCAACGGTGGTGCATGGCTGCGGCGGCGCCTGTGCGCTGGCGGGTATTCTGGTGGTGGGGGCGAGGCATGGCCGCTTTGCCAAGGATGGCACGCCGCGCCTGATCGCGGGGCACAACATCCCACTGGCGGCACTGGGTGTGTTCATTCTTTGGTTTGGCTGGTTTGGCTTCAATGCGGGCTCCACGCTGGTAGGAAATGGCACGATCGGCCGCATCGCGGTGAATACCACCATCGCCCCGGCGGCGGCGGCGCTCTCGGCCATGATCTCGATGTGGTTTGTGCAGGGGCGGCCGGATGTGGGCATCACGCTCAATGGTTCGCTGGGTGGTGCGGTGGGTGTCACGGCATGCTGCGCAAACATTTCTCCCGCCTCTGCTTTCATTGTGGGGCTGATCGCCGGCATCATCACCACGGTGGCTACCATCGCGCTGGAACGCATGCAGATCGACGATGCCGTGGGTGCCGTGCCCGTGCATCTCTGCAATGGCTGGTGGGGCACGCTGAGCGTGGCACTCTTCAACATGGACGGCTTTGATGCGCACAAGCTCGGCGTGCAGGCTCTGGGCACCTTTTCGGTCACGCTCACCGCCTTCACGGTCTGCTTTGGCATCTTCAAGCTGGTGGACAAGATGGTGGGCCTACGTGCCTCCGACAATGAGCAGATCGACGGGCTGGACTTTGCCGAACATGCGGCGAATGCCTACCCCGACTTCCAGACCACGGAGCAGGCCTAA